Genomic segment of Pseudomonas iranensis:
TGAAAGCCGAACTGGCCCGCGCCACCGATGTACTGGGCTACGAAACCTACGTGCGCATGGCCGGCCCGTTCCGCGATGATCAGGTGCAGCACTGCACCGACAATCGCGAAGAAATGCAGCGTGCCCGCCATGCCTTCAGGCTCGCCGCCGAAGGCCGCTCGGTGATCGTGGTTTCCTCGGGCGACCCGGGGGTATTCGCCATGGCCGCTGCGGTGCTCGAAGCCCTGCACGAATCGGACGATCCGGCATGGCACAGCGTCGATCTGGAAATCCTCCCGGGCGTTTCCGCCTCGCTGGCCACTGCGGCTCAGGCCGGTGCGCCGCTGGGCCACGACTTCTGCGTGATGTCGCTGTCGGACAACCTCAAGCCGTGGTCGATCATCGAAAAGCGTCTGGATCTGGCCGCCGAAGCGGATCTGGCCCTGGCGTTCTATAACCCGATTTCCCGTGCGCGCCCGTGGCAGTTGGGCCGGGCGCTGGAGATCGTTGCGCAGCACCGCTCGCCTGAAACACCGGTGGTGCTCGGTCGAGACATTGGCCGGCCGGGGCAGACGCTGCGGACCACGACCCTGAGCGCATTGACACCGGAACAGGTGGACATGCGCACCATGGTGTTGATCGGCTCTTCGGCCACCTGCACCTTCGCCCGTGCCGGGGGCGGTGAATGGGTATACACGCCGCGTTGGTATGGTGAGAAACCGCTTTCCTGACAGGAGCGCCAGGCAAGTTGTAAGCAAGTTAACGTGATGGAATATCCGGTCGAATTTTTGTTTCAACGGTTTAATTAATATCGGTGCCGCGATCCCGTCCGGGACGCGGCTTCTGCGTTTTTCCGGTAAGCCTGCCGGCGCTGATGAGTTGCAGGATCATACATAGAATCAGAGCAGTTGTTTTAACATATTTCCCGTGTAATCAAATGCGGTGTTTACTGTTTGAAGTGTCATCTTAGGCGCAATAACTTCGCCCGGATTAAGTTTTTAATCAAGGGCTAAGTTTATGCGTGTGGATAAAGTGAATATTCAAGCAGACCCGTTTATTTCGAGAAAGGATTACGCGACCCTGAAAGAAACATTCAAGGAGTTTTCCAAGACTCGTGAATACGCGGCGCTGACCGCGCTGTATGAAAGTTCGTTGGCGTCATTAACCGTGTCGGATGAACTCCAGGTGATCAGCCTGTTGCGCGAAAATATCGAGGCACTTGCAACGCGCAAAACGTCGCCGTTGCCGGCAGCAATCGAAACAGTGCGAAGCGAACTGCAGGACACCGCTGCCCGGTTGTCCGCGACGCTGGACATCCTTGGCGGCACGGCGCGGCCGGTGCCGAAAATCATGCATTTTGTTTGGGTCGGCGGCAGTCAGGTGGGGGCAAACCAGCGCGATTACATGAACATCTGGCGCCAAGTGCTTGAACCTCAGGGTTACCGGTTCAACCTCTGGTATGACAGCGATGCATTGTTGGCTTTCGAGATGAACAGGGTTATTCATGACAGCGCGCGCGCTCATGCGATGGAGTCGGGTGGCGATAAGGTCACCAAGGCCTCCCGGCTTTCGCAAATGATCGAAGACCGTGCGCGTGTACTGAAGCAGCAAATGTTCGCTTATCTGGCGCAGCCGCGCTGGCAGGGCAAAGAGGATGCCGCGCGGATTGACTTGATGGTGCGCGCGTATGGCAAAGATCGGGCGACCCTCGATGCCCTCCTCAAGCAATGCATGCTGACCCACGAGGCAATGGTCGGCAGCGACTTGCAGTTGCGCGATGTTCGCCACGAGTTTTCCGGGCACTTTTTGCGGGACGTTTATCAACGCGAAGTAGCCATGCGCGGTAACTTCGCAGCCGCAAGTGATGTCGTGCGATTACAGGCCGAGCACCTGGAGGGCGGTCGTTACAGCGACATGGACTATTTGCCGCCGCTCGCAGAGAAACCGGGCGGTGTTGATATCAGTCAATATGACGACCAACAGCGGCTGGGGTTGTTGCAGCTTTTCCTCAATCATGATGAAGCGTTGATGCCGGGTCGTGATCGTTTGCGCTATGCAGACTCCACCGAAACCTTGCCTGCTGGGGACAAAACTGCGTTGCTTGCGTTTGCAGAGAGTAGGCCAGGCATCGAACGTATATTTACCGCGCCAGTCGACTTCTTTAGTTCTGCACACGGTTTGCGCATGGGCACGCAAATTGGCAGAGAGATGAACGCTCATATGTTGGCGCAGCCACAAAGCGGTATGACGCTCGCAGTCATGCAACTGATTCGGTTCAACTATGACTTTCTCTACTCTGTGGAGAGTCGGGCTATGGCGTCAGGAATTGATTGGTCGCAGCCGAGCAGATTGCTGGATGTCATAGAGAACGCGTGGCGCGAAAAATTTGGCGACGCGCAACTTACGCATACATTTCGGGACTTCCTCGGCAAATTGAGCGAGGCGGTTAACGGATATTACAGCGACGGTATTCGTGTCGCCGCCCGCGGCACTATTAATCTAACGGGACCGGGCGCTGCGATTACCGGCGTAAAAAACTATATAGAAACCCATCTTCTACAGCGCGATCAAAACGCGATTCAAGAGCACTTGAAGCTGGCCGAGGGATATAACTTTCACACTGAAGAGGAGACGATTTCTGGCTGGACCGTCAATGACGACGAAGATCTTTGGCTGGCCCGGGAGCAGGACAAGTGGCGAACCGGCAAGCTCAAGTCGCGCTATGCCGGTGAGTTGAACGACTTGCTGAAACCACAGACCCTGACCTTCAAACAAGGCTGGCCCGTTATCGAGGGAAAACCGGTTCTGCTGACGTCGGTCCTGCAGCAGTTGATGGATGATCTGGGTGAGCCGTTCATTCAGGCCATGCGCGACAAGAGTGATGACATTGCCTTCGACAAGGCGTTTACCATCGACTTCGACAGCCGCCAGCGCATCATCGCGCAACCGGAGACCCAGTTGCCGACATCCCTCGGCGCCGACTCTACCGGGCACCTCAACGAACTGTTCAGCCGCATCGCCCACGGCTCGCTGCTGCTGGAGCAACTGAGCCCTTCGACGCGGGTCATGCTCGGTGGCATTTTCGGCGCGACGAGTCTGGACGATGCCGGGTTCGCCGATACCTGGCAGAACGTGCGCAAACTCGCCATTGAAACGGACAACGACGGCACGTTCGCCCGCTACGATGCGATCGAAAAAGCCGTGCGCCAACGTCTGTCGCTGGTATCCGAGAGCGGGCCTGCGCGCCATCTGCCGTCGTCGACGCAGGCGGCGCGCGAGCTCAAGGTTCGAGCGCTGGCCGAACCATTGACGTTGCGCCAGTGGGGTGAACGTATCGAACAGATCAACCGCACCGCGCAACTGGAATTTCGCACGCAGATTCTCCAGCGCAGCGGGCAGGTGCGTGATGCGTTCTTCAAGGCCGGTGCGGTCTCGGCCCGGCAGTTGCCGCAGGACCTGCTGATGCGCAACGCGGGCGAGCCGGGCCGGCGTTGCTATCCGCTGGCGCTCCTGATGGGCGCGGCGCTGGCTGCTGGCGAAACGGCCGAGCGAGCGTTGGTGGGACATGTCGCTACCGCCAACGCGAGTCCGGAAGACGTCAGCTCGCGGGCATTACTCAGCGCATTGGATGAACTGCGCGCCTTGCCCTCCCGCGATGTCGGCACCGCTCGAGGCGCGCACGATTTTGACGGCGCACTGCGTGTGCTCGACGCTAGCGCGGTGCCCGCGGTCCTGCTGCTCGATACCGGTGATCATGCGTTGCTGTTGGCTAAAGTGCAGGTGGCGGAACAAACCGTCTATCGCTTTTACGATCCAAACTTTGCGCTCTACGGGTTCGCCGATGGTGAGCACATGAAGCAGGGCGTGGAGCATTATCTGAGTGCGGGCGACAATGCGCTGGCCAGGCTTTACGGCTTGGGCGATATGGCCACGGCGCGATTCAATGTAGTCGAACTGGATACCGCGATGATCGCCGCACGCATGCTGTCGTCGGATTTACGCGTGGATGGTTTCTGGCACAAAGCGGCGGGGGCGGATCACCACGTTGCGGCGATCTGGGCGAAGCAAGCGGTGGCTCGCTCGCGTTCGCTGACGGAAAACGCGCGGATGGGCGCCGGCCTGGCTCAATTGGATGCGCGCTTCTGGGCCGGGGAACTCGAGCAGGCGAGCCAGCGGTTACGCAGCGAACACAAGCTCGGGCGCGAGTATTCGCCGGTACTCGATAGCCTCAGCGACAGCGCCGATGACGGCTACCGCATGACCTTGGTCGATTCGCGCCATCCGCAAAGAACCGTGGAGGTCATTACCCAGGACTCTCGTTTCGCCAAGGTTAAAAAATACGTCGATCAACTGGTCCGTGCCGGGGCCGGCAAGCCAGGCCCGGCCGCTGAATCCGATGGCGGCAGTCGTCTGAGTTTCGCCTTTGCGATCCAGACGCTCATCAGCGAAATGCGCCGGCGCGATTACCAGGCCGACGAGCAACTTCCGGGGCTGACCATCGCCCTGCAGGTGCAGGTCTATGTCAGCTATGCACAGTTGGGTTTTGGTGTTGTCAGCGATGTCGTACAGATCGCCCGTCTGGTCAGACAGGTAGCAGCGAGCGAACAGGCAATTCGTCAGGCATCG
This window contains:
- a CDS encoding TcdA/TcdB pore-forming domain-containing protein → MRVDKVNIQADPFISRKDYATLKETFKEFSKTREYAALTALYESSLASLTVSDELQVISLLRENIEALATRKTSPLPAAIETVRSELQDTAARLSATLDILGGTARPVPKIMHFVWVGGSQVGANQRDYMNIWRQVLEPQGYRFNLWYDSDALLAFEMNRVIHDSARAHAMESGGDKVTKASRLSQMIEDRARVLKQQMFAYLAQPRWQGKEDAARIDLMVRAYGKDRATLDALLKQCMLTHEAMVGSDLQLRDVRHEFSGHFLRDVYQREVAMRGNFAAASDVVRLQAEHLEGGRYSDMDYLPPLAEKPGGVDISQYDDQQRLGLLQLFLNHDEALMPGRDRLRYADSTETLPAGDKTALLAFAESRPGIERIFTAPVDFFSSAHGLRMGTQIGREMNAHMLAQPQSGMTLAVMQLIRFNYDFLYSVESRAMASGIDWSQPSRLLDVIENAWREKFGDAQLTHTFRDFLGKLSEAVNGYYSDGIRVAARGTINLTGPGAAITGVKNYIETHLLQRDQNAIQEHLKLAEGYNFHTEEETISGWTVNDDEDLWLAREQDKWRTGKLKSRYAGELNDLLKPQTLTFKQGWPVIEGKPVLLTSVLQQLMDDLGEPFIQAMRDKSDDIAFDKAFTIDFDSRQRIIAQPETQLPTSLGADSTGHLNELFSRIAHGSLLLEQLSPSTRVMLGGIFGATSLDDAGFADTWQNVRKLAIETDNDGTFARYDAIEKAVRQRLSLVSESGPARHLPSSTQAARELKVRALAEPLTLRQWGERIEQINRTAQLEFRTQILQRSGQVRDAFFKAGAVSARQLPQDLLMRNAGEPGRRCYPLALLMGAALAAGETAERALVGHVATANASPEDVSSRALLSALDELRALPSRDVGTARGAHDFDGALRVLDASAVPAVLLLDTGDHALLLAKVQVAEQTVYRFYDPNFALYGFADGEHMKQGVEHYLSAGDNALARLYGLGDMATARFNVVELDTAMIAARMLSSDLRVDGFWHKAAGADHHVAAIWAKQAVARSRSLTENARMGAGLAQLDARFWAGELEQASQRLRSEHKLGREYSPVLDSLSDSADDGYRMTLVDSRHPQRTVEVITQDSRFAKVKKYVDQLVRAGAGKPGPAAESDGGSRLSFAFAIQTLISEMRRRDYQADEQLPGLTIALQVQVYVSYAQLGFGVVSDVVQIARLVRQVAASEQAIRQASLSGRLAGQAATGLGIAFSVANIGFDIYNLSLAENAEQRSRFSTSLAFNVAALGLDLVALTVGGGVGVVAAALSVPLLGIGIGVTAIASNLGQIMDKAAAVGMHLSELHDAYQKTYEAKAGVLQFPPMAVITEVNLQSRRIGFEGQKFYPWTGSDLELPQYDDDPRNRHKSINIPRAFERPAAASVWGSLPETVVLPCSPICHYGYEYQLGSAGAVPFSTTRYPQLHDRLAHGLEYDADGNRTFYLFSTPFLPHILFKLHPVYTATSVKVQLTVQVRQLVVPDLPQAWKKKISYRITAPQGQYQIRLAPGLLAVNFEQAKGWEKVVWTVHAAWADFAQVSFRESIDSAPEMLVDGITLNKFDGVIELAEGLFRIDWSSRSLHLVAITLDYEKDAGAQSSAIPSRVLSYLRKEVKDKQLTAAFVPLRKFRVPFSSGSEPVFTTGYYDTARDRVLYARNVPHEVNDGLILGGVSARHAWFYHPDHATLWRVDILTGSVMHRYRLKNPRIGSTIIECRQQSDGSLRVSQRLAEEQSFGVTTIEYRITDQTVELTRCRITFSAEDYRFQPDEALRQIDVPFQDDTPDMAAGISEFAFAPFIVVEGYAGLRLQDRAWINKKTGKRCQAAQNLSWPEDLLLLMPPAADNNAVLFYSQQEQTISRGIEPSIGHFENIVIERDVVDVTQTDKQCIATKSDGRLYEVAIIDVPPLTNRSDEQWRNQKDKPGILGFAGLGEHWLRQNPDWLSALPALAKDSKGLPFPIIGLRGLAGHALLAAWCVDEKVVLTDIGPGKELALLGLTPDKQAVWLLDVAAGQLYRQPLIELDTLRGAFASGHRLISPEPLASTEKVWSQWAFAQVHRQGEALVGQTREGVNMLLEDRQPAKIMGVENRWSYLYGQTEEQLRTRLKTLLSGQAHAPVLHVESLPNRYKYYLPELDRLFDLSGRSDGQWAVFLGTREASQPLLFDPVDQLIFSAGPINGVWLPASYASRDEEVMALEVRDDMTDISALLPDGVARLLLTYGPQTSGYRVSQEAWQRLDCIVVDVRRSFDTEAAEPWLLDLDVDECGHWLMSQVAADVVLSDSDTGRSLVVRNFNEQCLLELTVGIASGKSTFALAAGLHAFARVRDGESIVSLAAVIEALR